The Sorghum bicolor cultivar BTx623 chromosome 6, Sorghum_bicolor_NCBIv3, whole genome shotgun sequence genome contains the following window.
TTGTGGCTGGGCATTTGGTATGAATGTGCTTGATCTGGTCGAATGGAGGAACAAGAATGTGACAGGCATATATCATTATTGGCAGGAGCGCAATTCTGATCATACCCTATGGAAGCTTGGGTCTTTACCACCTGGGCTTCTTGCTTTCTATGGCTTGGTTGAAGCATTGGATCCCAAATGGCATGTTTTGGGACTTGGCTACACAACTGTGGATCCTGCTACTATCAAGGAAGGTGCAGTACTGCACTACAATGGAAATATGAAGCCATGGCTCAAAATTGGAATGGAGAAGTACAAGAGCTTTTGGGATAGCTATGTGGACTATTCACATCCTTTGATTCAGCAGTGCTTCATGCGTTGATTGTTGTGTATCACATTAGAAATTTTTGTAAGCTCTGTGGTAGATATGTCCTAAGCGCATGCTCCAACTGCCACACGTAAACATTGTAGTTAAATCAACTGGCTTCGCTCTCAAGTTACAATCTCTGACAAAACATCAGTGGCTGTCTGTAGCACATGTAGTTGATGAAGCAGAGCAGTTACATATCTCCAGCCACAGGTAAACAGCACATGAGCTAAGACTGCGATGCAGTAGGCTGCTACTTGAAGTACATCCACTACATACATTCATAACTTGCGACCATCAATGTAATTTttccattttttattttttgggtgAAACAGAACCACAGAATGGAGATGATGTAGAATTGATTTTAAATTATTGAGGTGTTACAACAAGTTTTGAGTTACATATCCATATTTATTGGATGTTAAAGACTTACAACAGCTAAGCCTTTttctgtttatttatttatacatGTTGAGAAGTAAAGTCACATATCTCATTTGCAGCACTACCtgaattttgttttttctttctttctgttCAATGTTTTCACATCTTGTGTGAGGACGGTAAAGCTTATTTGCAAATACATACCTTGTGGGAAAAAGTTCATCAATACTATATTTAATATGAGAGAAGTCTGTGCATCCATTTATGTGGAGAGACTATATGTATGACTTCATCTCATGTGGTTGAACTTCAGATGAGCTACAACACAGGCAAGTGTGTACAGGAAATAAAGTGTAAATACATTACATAATCAAGTCCACAAAAGGAATCCATTTATAATATGATAATAACTGTTACTTATGCTGCCTTCAGCTACAAAATGACAAATGCAGTTGCATATATGTTATTCTCTTTCTTCTCTACTTCTCTTCGGAGTATGCCATTTCCAATCCAAAGTTCATGGGTTTGCTGAGGCATCTACCTCAACAGTGCCCTTCCTATTCCTTCTAGATCTGGACCTTCTCCTTCTATGTCTCTTGTTTGTTTCTCTTCTTTCCTCATTATTTGTGGATGTGCTGGGGTTTACATCTGTGGGGACTAGAATAGGTTCCACTGCTTGCGTTTTGTTTTGGTTGGCTTCACTCAAGCTGTCTTCTGAGCTCGTGCCCTCAGGATTTATTTCTTTCTCATTTTCCTTCTCCAGCACTTTACTTTCTCTGCTGTGGTTGCTGGCCTCACCTTGAGGGTCCTCCACCTGTCTTGTGCCATCTGATTCTTCTTTGCTGACTTCCTCGTTCCCCTGCTGAAGCTCAGATTTATCTGAATGGCTTCCCTCTGGAGCATCATCTGATTGCTCATTGGCATCACCTTTGTTCTCTTGAAGCTGGTCATCTTCTATGTTGGTTGTTAACTTTAAGAACTGTTCTTGTGAGGAACTGTTATCTTGTTGGTTGCTCTCCCATGCAGTGGTGTCGTAGGAATTTTGTTCTTCTGCTGTAACAGGTACAGAACTATTGGTGTTTTCAGATTTGTCAAGTACCACAAGGTCAGAAGTTGCATTAACGTTTTTTGCTTCCACTACAATGCCCTCATCTTGGTGGTTGCTATCTGATGGATTAGTGTTGCTTGAATTTTCTTGTGCTGGAGCAGACATGGAATCACTGGAGTTTTCAGATTTGTCAAGTACCACAGTTTCAGAAGTTGCATTTTCGGTGTTTGCTCCCACTACAATGCTCTCATCATTGTGGCTGCTCTCTGATATAGCAGTACTGTTGGAATTATCTTCTGCTGTAGCAGGAATGGAATCGCTGGAATTTTCGGATTTGTCAAGCTCAGGCTCAGCTTCTTTCTGCTGCAGGAGTTCCTTTATAGTTGTCGTCTGATCTGGGTTTGAAGCAGCTGCATTCTCTTTCATTTGGTTGATATGGCTCtctttctccacaagagctgcttCCAATTCTTTCTGGGTGTTGGTAAGATATGTGGTGGTAGTTTCTGAATCCATGAGCTTGTTTTTCAATTCTGCCCTCTCAATACTCAGGACAGATGTTTTGGCTTCCAGTTCGTCAACTTTCCTCCTC
Protein-coding sequences here:
- the LOC8068444 gene encoding dentin sialophosphoprotein; this encodes MGASKHRSRNHTMGSSKRVPPYLLLVLLAIGAAAVSVGILHKMRERRVLTVLLQERDQQLISFQVLLEKEKEINKEMRRKVDELEAKTSVLSIERAELKNKLMDSETTTTYLTNTQKELEAALVEKESHINQMKENAAASNPDQTTTIKELLQQKEAEPELDKSENSSDSIPATAEDNSNSTAISESSHNDESIVVGANTENATSETVVLDKSENSSDSMSAPAQENSSNTNPSDSNHQDEGIVVEAKNVNATSDLVVLDKSENTNSSVPVTAEEQNSYDTTAWESNQQDNSSSQEQFLKLTTNIEDDQLQENKGDANEQSDDAPEGSHSDKSELQQGNEEVSKEESDGTRQVEDPQGEASNHSRESKVLEKENEKEINPEGTSSEDSLSEANQNKTQAVEPILVPTDVNPSTSTNNEERRETNKRHRRRRSRSRRNRKGTVEVDASANP